The following proteins are co-located in the Polymorphospora rubra genome:
- a CDS encoding IclR family transcriptional regulator, which produces MASRGAGTVLAERVFRVQRAFARLEGEVHGPGELARATGLDDSTVHRILRSGVEQDIFVRIGHGRYSLGSGVVQLAIHACAQPQDPHAVHSVLEKLRATTGGPVFFYVLVPFGTFQRLCADLAATDADLGDIGYAAEDLLSVARPLRSGAAGRAILAFCPPAVQRAALDVELPPYAGPGAITDWETLRASLADTRRLGFTVGHDEDLTGWNSCAAPVVWGQVVLGSVLLLRRIGQTPSMTAAMVVRTRQAARKLGSMFGAAAPSPFPAVRLP; this is translated from the coding sequence ATGGCCAGTCGCGGCGCAGGCACGGTGCTCGCTGAGCGGGTGTTCCGCGTACAACGAGCATTCGCCCGCCTCGAAGGGGAGGTGCACGGTCCCGGCGAGCTGGCTCGGGCCACCGGATTGGACGACTCCACGGTGCACCGAATCCTGCGTTCCGGCGTCGAACAGGACATCTTCGTCCGGATCGGCCACGGCCGCTACAGCCTCGGCAGCGGCGTGGTGCAGCTCGCCATCCATGCCTGCGCCCAGCCCCAGGATCCGCACGCCGTGCACTCGGTGCTGGAGAAGCTGCGAGCCACCACCGGCGGGCCGGTTTTCTTCTACGTCCTGGTGCCCTTCGGCACCTTCCAGCGGCTCTGCGCCGACCTGGCCGCCACCGACGCCGATCTCGGCGACATCGGGTACGCCGCCGAGGATCTGTTGTCGGTGGCGCGACCGCTGCGGTCCGGCGCCGCCGGACGGGCCATCCTCGCTTTCTGTCCGCCGGCCGTTCAGCGGGCCGCCCTCGACGTGGAGTTGCCGCCGTACGCCGGCCCGGGCGCCATCACCGACTGGGAGACCCTGCGCGCCTCGCTCGCCGACACCCGTCGGTTGGGGTTCACGGTCGGACACGACGAGGACCTGACGGGCTGGAACTCCTGCGCGGCACCCGTGGTGTGGGGCCAGGTCGTCCTCGGATCGGTACTGCTGCTGCGCCGGATCGGGCAGACACCGTCGATGACGGCCGCCATGGTCGTCCGGACCAGGCAGGCCGCCAGAAAGCTGGGATCGATGTTCGGCGCGGCCGCGCCGAGTCCGTTCCCGGCCGTGCGACTACCCTGA
- a CDS encoding DUF885 domain-containing protein — protein MPDARDASHVLLSPRRVAEEYVDQLVALDPVEGTYLGDAASHSRLPDYSSDGRQQLTDLAGETLARLAEAEAVPGSLDDPAEQGCARLLRERLSAQRAMHESGETLRDVSNVFSPVHRVRMAFTLAPTETEEDWRAVASRLTAVPACLAGYRSSLAEGLRRSLPGGPRQVTAMIRQLDEWIGVDGGWFARFAAAGPEPLRRDLDTAVELANGALGDLRTWLSDTYAPSVAGTPDVVGRDRYLLASRYWNGNDLDFAEAYEYGWSEFHRLLDEMRVEAEAILPGAESPWAVTRHLDINGQGVDGAEPTREWLQRLMEEAIGQLDGTHFDIPEPVKQVESCLAPAGSAPAPYYTAPARDFSRPGRTWLPHVGRDRFPAHEFVSTWYHEGVPGHHLQLAQWVHAASRLSRYQTGVGMVSANAEGWALYAERLMDELGFLDDHEHRLGYLDAQMLRSIRVIVDLGMHLRLPIPDHSPFHAGETWTPELAEQFLLAHQGRHPDVIRSEIIRYQGAPGQAIGYKLGERVWLRGREAARRARGADFDLRAWHMAALNLGSLGLDDLEERLATL, from the coding sequence ATGCCAGACGCCCGCGATGCATCGCACGTTCTCCTGTCGCCTCGCCGCGTCGCCGAGGAGTACGTCGATCAGCTCGTCGCCCTCGATCCCGTCGAGGGCACCTATCTGGGCGACGCCGCCAGCCACAGCCGACTGCCGGACTACTCGTCGGACGGCCGGCAGCAGCTCACCGACCTCGCGGGGGAGACGCTCGCCCGCCTTGCCGAGGCCGAGGCGGTGCCGGGCAGCCTGGACGATCCGGCCGAGCAGGGGTGCGCTCGGCTGTTGCGGGAGCGACTCTCCGCGCAACGAGCGATGCACGAATCGGGAGAGACGCTGAGGGACGTCTCAAACGTATTCTCGCCGGTCCACCGGGTCCGGATGGCCTTCACATTGGCGCCCACCGAGACCGAGGAGGACTGGCGGGCCGTGGCGAGCCGGCTGACCGCGGTGCCCGCTTGCCTGGCTGGCTACCGCTCCTCGCTCGCCGAGGGCCTGCGCCGCAGCCTGCCCGGCGGGCCGCGTCAGGTCACGGCCATGATCAGGCAGTTGGACGAGTGGATCGGCGTGGACGGCGGCTGGTTCGCTCGGTTCGCCGCGGCCGGGCCCGAGCCGCTGCGAAGGGACCTCGACACGGCCGTCGAGTTGGCGAACGGCGCGCTCGGCGACCTGCGGACATGGTTGAGCGACACGTACGCCCCGAGCGTCGCGGGAACCCCCGACGTGGTGGGGCGGGACCGTTACCTGCTGGCATCGCGCTACTGGAACGGCAACGACCTGGACTTCGCGGAGGCGTACGAATACGGCTGGTCGGAGTTTCACCGGCTGCTCGACGAGATGCGCGTCGAGGCCGAGGCGATCCTGCCGGGTGCCGAGTCCCCGTGGGCGGTTACCCGCCATCTCGACATCAACGGGCAGGGCGTCGATGGTGCGGAGCCCACCCGCGAATGGTTGCAGCGCCTGATGGAGGAGGCGATCGGCCAACTCGACGGGACGCACTTCGACATCCCCGAGCCGGTCAAGCAGGTCGAGTCGTGTCTCGCGCCGGCCGGTAGCGCGCCCGCGCCGTACTACACGGCCCCCGCGCGCGACTTCAGCCGCCCGGGGCGGACCTGGCTTCCGCACGTCGGCCGCGACCGCTTTCCCGCCCATGAGTTCGTCTCCACCTGGTATCACGAGGGCGTGCCAGGACACCACCTGCAGCTGGCCCAGTGGGTGCACGCCGCGTCCCGGCTGTCGCGATACCAGACAGGCGTAGGCATGGTCAGTGCCAACGCCGAGGGCTGGGCGCTCTACGCCGAGCGTCTCATGGACGAACTCGGCTTCCTCGACGACCACGAGCACCGGCTCGGTTACCTCGACGCGCAGATGCTGCGCTCCATCCGGGTCATCGTCGACCTCGGCATGCATCTGCGCCTGCCGATTCCCGACCACTCGCCGTTCCACGCCGGCGAGACCTGGACCCCGGAGCTGGCCGAACAGTTCCTGTTGGCGCACCAGGGCCGGCATCCTGACGTGATCCGTAGCGAGATCATCCGCTATCAGGGCGCGCCTGGGCAGGCGATCGGCTACAAGCTCGGTGAGCGGGTGTGGCTGCGCGGCCGGGAGGCGGCCCGACGGGCGCGCGGTGCGGACTTCGACCTCAGGGCGTGGCACATGGCCGCACTCAACCTGGGATCGCTGGGCCTGGATGACCTGGAGGAGCGGCTGGCCACGCTGTAG
- a CDS encoding class I SAM-dependent methyltransferase — protein MKSSDSKEIAADLAANTALLEIAENLGLSALLDRGVPFDLSAAARTADVPEAGMRMFLDALVSAGLIEPGEADGRYLPAPDLADRRYEAGYLSWSLNANRPYLDHAALFLRDPEGAGARYQRDGRRVAVSSRWIGSRGFYPGVIAEITARKPQRIVDLGAGAGGLLIQLLTALPDSTGLALDLSAGACDEAEKAARRAEVGDRFEVVHRSIESLIDDPEPVRGADLVHAGFVMHDVVSDPDVLHGVLRTVRESLTRDGCFVVTDAVPYVGNSRERAFSALFSYLHASSMDVRLPTEEHWREALGRAGFREVSSEPLGMPGSRVFVAAV, from the coding sequence ATGAAGAGTTCTGATTCCAAGGAAATCGCCGCCGACCTGGCCGCGAACACGGCACTCCTGGAGATCGCCGAGAACCTCGGCCTCTCCGCGCTGCTGGACCGCGGTGTGCCGTTCGACCTCAGTGCGGCAGCGCGGACCGCAGACGTGCCCGAGGCGGGTATGCGGATGTTCCTCGATGCCCTGGTCTCGGCGGGCCTGATCGAGCCCGGTGAAGCCGACGGGCGGTACCTGCCCGCCCCCGACCTGGCCGACCGCCGCTACGAGGCCGGCTATCTCTCCTGGTCGCTGAACGCAAACCGGCCCTACCTCGACCACGCGGCGCTGTTCCTGCGCGATCCAGAGGGAGCCGGCGCCCGGTATCAGCGGGACGGACGCCGGGTCGCGGTCTCCTCCCGGTGGATCGGGTCGCGTGGCTTCTATCCCGGGGTGATCGCCGAGATCACCGCCCGTAAGCCGCAACGCATCGTCGACCTGGGGGCTGGCGCGGGTGGCCTGCTGATCCAATTGCTCACTGCCCTGCCCGACAGCACGGGCCTCGCTCTAGACCTGAGCGCCGGCGCTTGCGATGAGGCCGAGAAGGCCGCTCGCCGCGCCGAGGTGGGCGACCGCTTCGAGGTGGTGCACCGCTCCATCGAGTCGCTCATCGACGACCCCGAGCCGGTGCGAGGCGCCGACCTGGTGCACGCGGGCTTCGTGATGCACGATGTGGTGAGCGATCCCGATGTCCTCCATGGCGTACTACGCACCGTGCGTGAGTCGCTGACGCGCGATGGTTGCTTCGTGGTCACCGACGCCGTGCCGTACGTCGGGAATTCGCGCGAGCGCGCGTTCAGCGCCCTCTTCAGCTACCTGCACGCCAGCTCCATGGACGTACGTCTGCCAACCGAGGAGCACTGGCGCGAGGCGCTCGGACGAGCCGGTTTCAGGGAGGTGTCCAGCGAGCCGCTCGGCATGCCGGGCAGCAGGGTCTTCGTCGCCGCAGTCTGA